GCTCCAGGACAAGATCCACCTCCCGGCTGTCATGCGCGGCAACCTCGCGCTCGACTGGAAGGCCAACGCCCTCGGCGGCAACTTCACCGTCGAATACGTCTACACCAAGCAGGACAACGCGCTGTTCTCCGACAACCTGAACATCAAACCGCTCGTCGTCACCGGCACCAGCGGTCCCGCGATCGGCCTCGACGGCCGCCAGCGCTTCAACTTTGTCGTCAACCCGAACGGCAGCATCTCCGCCGGCTCGAACAGCGCCGCCGCCTTCAACACCGCGTTCAACGAAGTCATCCGCGTCCGCAACGTCTCCGAAGGCGCGAGCTCCTACGTCACACTCATGTGGGACCGCCCGATGAAGAGCCACTGGGCCGCCAACGTCGCGTTCACCAAGGGCCGCTCCACCGAAGCCCAATCCACCGGCCAGACCGTCGCCGTCGACGGCTGGACCCGCAACGCCGTCTTCAACCAGAACGCCGTCGAGGTCTCCACCTCCGACTTCGAGGTCAAGGACCGCCTCCAGCTCACGCTCACCCGCGAGTTCGAGTTCCTCAAGAACTGGAAATCCTACGCCTCGCTCTACTACGAAGGCCGCACCGGCAACCCCTACTCGTTCGCCTACTCGAACGACCTCAACACCGACGGCGTCTCCGGCAACGACCTCGTCTACGTGCCCACCGGCCTCAGCGACTCGAAGATGGACTTCTCCGGCCTCACCGCCGCGCAAGCCCAGGCTTACGTGAACTACTTCGCGAACAGCGAGCTCAGCAAATACGCCGGCAGCTACGCCCCGCGCAACAAGTTCAACCTGCCCTGGCAGAACCGCCTCGACCTCCGCTTCAGCCAGAAGATCCCGCTCTACAAGCCCGCCGAGCTCGAGCTCTTCGCCGACTTCATCAACTTCGGCTACTGGCTCAGCCGCGAGACCTTCGGCTACGTCGAAGAACTCGGCAACAACAACGGCGTCTACGCCCGCCGCCTCGCCGGCAGCGCCGCCTACAACTCCACCGGCCAGATCAAGCCGAGCGGCGTCACCCTCGACGCCGGCGGCAACTACGTGCCGGCCGAAGCGACGGTCAACCCGCTCGCCTCCCGCTGGCGCATCCAAGTCGGCGCCCGCCTGCGCTTCTAAGCGCGCGCTCAACTCGTTTAATCGCAAAGGCGGCTCCGATCCCGGAGCCGCCTTTTTGTTGGTAGGGCGAGTCGTCCCGACGAGCCACGAACCACGCCCCATGCGCATGGCGGCTCGTCAGGGACGACTCGCCCTACCCCACCGGTTGCCATCGCGAGCCCCGCAACGCGGGCCGTGACGATCCATCGGCAATCCTCAGCCCGCCGTCGGCCGCGCGCTCGCGCGCGCCTCACCCGAACAACTCTTCGACCCGCGCCGTCGCGGCCTCCACGCGCCGATGCTCCGGCAGCTGCGTCTTGAACCACGTGCGCTGCTTCTTCACCAGCGCCCGCGTGTTCTTCACGATCGCCGGCAGCAACTCCGCCTCGGCCAGCCGGCCCTCGATAAAATCGATCGTCTCGCGATACCCGATCGCCTTCGCCGCACTCGGATTCTCCTTCAATCCACGTCCGATCAACCCGCGCACTTCGTCCAAGAGCCCATCGCGCAACATCTGCCTCACACGCGCCTCGACGCGACCCTCCAGTTCCGTCGGCTCGCGGACCATTTCGCACAGCTTCACCTCGAAGTCCGCAAACGGCCCCGGCCGCGCCGCGAACTCCGCCTGCAACTCCGCGATCGTCCGCCCGCTCGCCCGACAGCGCTCCAGCGCCCGCGTCACGCGCCGCGGATTCTGCACATCGAGCGCGCCTAGTCCGCCCGGATTGAGCGCGCGCAACTCGGCGACGACCGCCGTCAGGCCGTCCCGCTCCAGCCGCATTCGGATTTCCTCCCGCAATTCCGCCGCGATCTCGACGTCATCCGCCACCGGCCCGAAAAACGCCGCGAGATAAAACCCGCTCCCGCCCGTCACCAAAACCCGCTTCCTCCGCGCTAACACTTCGTCCACCGCCACCCGCGCCTTCGTTACATAATGAGTAACATCCATCCGCTCGCGCACATCGCACACGTCGATCAAGTGATGCGGCACGCGCGCGAGTTCGGCCTTCGTCGGCTTCGCCGTGCCGATGTCCATGCCGCGGTAGAACAGCAGCGAATCGCACGACACGATCTCGGCACCGTTCGCTTCCGCCCAGCGCAGCGCCAACTCGGTCTTGCCGACCGCCGTGCAGCCCGTGAGCACCTGGATGACGCCGTTCACGCGGCCACAGAACGCCGTCACGTGATTGTTGCCAAACTCCTTTTGCCTTCAACCGCCCGCCGCTTTCGGCTCTGCTCCCCGCACGCGCCTTGAAAGTCCGGTTCATCTTCAATCCCCACTCCGGTTCCAACCGCCGCAACCCGCACCTCCGCGACAAAGCGGCTGAGTTCATCGCCCATTGCGGTTGGGACGGTAAAGTCGTCTCCACCGAGCGCCCGCGCCACGCCACCGACCTCGCGCGCGCCGCCGTCGACGAGGGCTGCGAACTCGTCGTCGCCATCGGTGGCGACGGCACGATGAACGAGGTCGCCAGCGCCCTCGTGAACACGCCCGCCGCGTTCGGCCTTATCCCCTGCGGCTCCGGCAACGGTCTCGGCCGCCACCTCGGCATCCCGCGCGCGGGCAAAGGCGCCTTCCGCGCGCTCGCCGAGGGCGCCGTGACGACCATCGACGCCGGCAAGGTCAACCAGCACCTCTTCTTCTGCGCCGCCGGCACCGGCTTCGAGGCTCTCATCGCCGAGCGCTTCGCCTTGCTCACGTCGCGCGGCTTCGCCGGCTACCTGAAGGAAAGCGCCAAGGCTTGGTGGAACTACCAGCCCGAGCGCTACACGGTGCACCACGCCGCGGGCAAGGACACCTTCGACGCCTTCACCCTCGCGATCGCCAACTCCTCCCAATACGGCAACAACGCCTACATCGCGCCCGACGCCTCCGTCAGCGACGGCATGCTGGACGTCGTCGCCGTGCCGCACGTGAACGCCTTCCGCGCCGTGCCGCTCGCGATTCGCCTTTTCCACGGCTCGATCAATCGCGTGCCGGACGTCCGGCATTTCCAAGGCAGCAAATTCGTCATCGAACGCGCGAAGCCGGGTTGGATGCACACCGACGGCGAGCCGCGCGCCGAGACTTCACGCATCGAAGTCTCCGTGCTCCCCCGCAGCCTGCGCGTGATGGTGCCGCGCACGACGGCGCTGGAAACGCAGTCCTGATTCTGGATGGCGTTCGGCCGGCCATCGCCGCACGACGTAAGCGATTCCTGGAGGGCGCGGCTACTGCCGCGCCGTTTCGCTCCGCAGCGGGGAAAGTGGTTCGCCGCGCGCCGGGAGGCGCGCCCTCCAAATGCTTTGATCGGCAAACCTCACACGCCTCCCGCACCCGGAGGTCGCGGGCCACCGGAAAACCGCCGCCCGTTCAGTTTTTCAAACTATGCGCCGTCACCACGCGGTTGCGTCCCGCGTGCTTGGCCGCGTAGAGCGCTTTGTCGGCGGCCGCGATGAGCTGTTCGCATGTCGCCGAATCGTCGGGCATGATCGCGAGACCGGCGCTGAGCGTGACGTTCAACGTCAGCTCCGTGCCGGCAGGCTGACAAGGCGTCTCCGCCAGCAAAGCGAACAAACGTTGGATGCCTTCCACGGCCTGCTTGCGGTCGGTTTCGACCATGAGGATGGCGAACTCCTCGCCGCCGTAGCGCGCGATGCGATCGACGACGCGCAGCTGACCCGCGAGGAGGCTCGCGACGTGTTTCAGCACCTCGTCACCGACTTGGTGGCCGTGCGTGT
This region of Opitutia bacterium genomic DNA includes:
- the miaA gene encoding tRNA (adenosine(37)-N6)-dimethylallyltransferase MiaA, which codes for MNGVIQVLTGCTAVGKTELALRWAEANGAEIVSCDSLLFYRGMDIGTAKPTKAELARVPHHLIDVCDVRERMDVTHYVTKARVAVDEVLARRKRVLVTGGSGFYLAAFFGPVADDVEIAAELREEIRMRLERDGLTAVVAELRALNPGGLGALDVQNPRRVTRALERCRASGRTIAELQAEFAARPGPFADFEVKLCEMVREPTELEGRVEARVRQMLRDGLLDEVRGLIGRGLKENPSAAKAIGYRETIDFIEGRLAEAELLPAIVKNTRALVKKQRTWFKTQLPEHRRVEAATARVEELFG
- a CDS encoding diacylglycerol kinase family lipid kinase; protein product: MKVRFIFNPHSGSNRRNPHLRDKAAEFIAHCGWDGKVVSTERPRHATDLARAAVDEGCELVVAIGGDGTMNEVASALVNTPAAFGLIPCGSGNGLGRHLGIPRAGKGAFRALAEGAVTTIDAGKVNQHLFFCAAGTGFEALIAERFALLTSRGFAGYLKESAKAWWNYQPERYTVHHAAGKDTFDAFTLAIANSSQYGNNAYIAPDASVSDGMLDVVAVPHVNAFRAVPLAIRLFHGSINRVPDVRHFQGSKFVIERAKPGWMHTDGEPRAETSRIEVSVLPRSLRVMVPRTTALETQS